Proteins from a genomic interval of Caldicellulosiruptor diazotrophicus:
- a CDS encoding GspE/PulE family protein, whose protein sequence is MPVNEKRKIGELLLEAGIITRQQLEEALQIQKKTGKKIGEILVEKGYITEDEILEVLEFQLGIPHVKLDQYVIDPEVVNLVSESIARRHTLIPIQLKDDKLVVAMADPLNIFAIEDVSIYSGKNVQPVIAKASEIKRQIERFYGKQEALKAIEELKKEGSSQRKIQTTRMQISSEDDVEGPVVKLVNSIFEQAITSRASDIHIEPFENEIRVRFRIDGILYDILQLEIETLPSLVARIKVIGNMDIAEKRVPQDGRTTFLFADKVYDMRISSLPTVYGEKIVIRIADKGAFIKSKTDLGFTEDDLEKYNRIISAPHGIILVCGPTGSGKTTTLYTILNELNTGLKNIITVEDPVESTIYGINQVEVNPKAGLTFAAALRSILRQDPDIIMIGEIRDKETADMAVRAAITGHLVLSTIHTNDAPSAVTRLVDMGIENFLISSSLVGVISQRLIRKICPYCKEEYTPTEAELKALDIEENYNVKLYRGRGCALCNNKGYYGRSGIYEIMIVTNQIKRLIVKKDVSSDEIKQLAIKEGMKTLKDACKERVLSGITTVEEFLRVTFSLE, encoded by the coding sequence TTGCCAGTAAATGAAAAGAGAAAAATTGGTGAGCTTTTATTAGAGGCAGGAATTATTACAAGACAGCAACTTGAGGAAGCGCTTCAGATTCAGAAAAAAACAGGTAAAAAAATAGGCGAAATTCTTGTTGAAAAGGGTTATATTACAGAAGATGAAATTTTAGAAGTTCTGGAATTCCAGCTGGGAATTCCACATGTTAAGCTTGACCAGTATGTAATTGACCCTGAGGTTGTGAACTTAGTTTCAGAGAGTATAGCAAGAAGGCATACTTTAATTCCAATTCAGCTAAAGGATGATAAACTTGTTGTTGCTATGGCAGATCCGCTGAATATATTTGCTATTGAAGATGTTTCGATATACTCAGGCAAAAATGTCCAGCCGGTGATTGCTAAAGCATCTGAAATAAAAAGACAAATAGAAAGATTTTACGGTAAGCAAGAAGCTCTAAAAGCTATTGAAGAGCTAAAAAAAGAAGGCTCATCTCAAAGAAAAATCCAAACAACAAGAATGCAAATAAGTTCAGAAGATGACGTGGAAGGGCCTGTTGTCAAGCTTGTAAATTCTATATTTGAGCAAGCAATAACATCACGTGCAAGTGATATTCACATTGAACCTTTTGAAAATGAAATTAGAGTTAGGTTTAGAATTGACGGTATACTTTATGATATACTTCAACTTGAGATTGAAACGTTACCATCTCTTGTTGCAAGGATAAAGGTTATAGGTAACATGGACATTGCTGAAAAAAGAGTGCCTCAGGATGGTAGAACTACTTTCTTGTTTGCTGACAAGGTATATGACATGAGAATTTCTTCACTTCCAACTGTCTACGGTGAGAAGATAGTTATAAGAATTGCTGACAAAGGAGCATTTATTAAATCGAAAACAGATCTTGGTTTTACAGAAGATGACTTGGAAAAGTATAACAGAATTATATCAGCACCCCATGGTATTATTCTTGTGTGTGGTCCAACTGGAAGTGGAAAGACCACTACCTTGTACACAATTCTTAATGAGCTTAACACAGGGTTAAAAAACATCATAACAGTAGAAGATCCTGTTGAGAGTACAATATATGGTATAAATCAGGTTGAAGTAAACCCAAAAGCAGGGCTTACATTTGCAGCAGCCCTGCGTTCTATCTTAAGGCAGGACCCTGACATCATAATGATAGGTGAGATTAGAGATAAAGAAACTGCTGATATGGCAGTAAGAGCTGCTATCACAGGGCATTTGGTACTTTCCACAATCCATACCAACGATGCACCGTCTGCTGTCACGCGGCTTGTTGATATGGGTATTGAAAACTTTTTGATAAGTTCGTCACTTGTTGGTGTTATATCTCAAAGACTTATTCGAAAAATTTGCCCATATTGTAAGGAAGAGTACACTCCTACCGAAGCAGAACTAAAGGCTCTTGACATAGAAGAAAATTACAATGTAAAATTATACAGAGGAAGAGGTTGTGCACTTTGTAACAATAAAGGATATTACGGCAGGTCTGGGATATATGAAATAATGATAGTAACAAATCAGATAAAAAGATTAATTGTGAAAAAAGATGTAAGCAGTGATGAAATAAAACAACTTGCTATAAAAGAAGGAATGAAAACATTGAAAGATGCTTGTAAAGAGAGGGTTTTAAGCGGGATAACTACAGTTGAAGAATTTTTAAGAGTTACATTTTCACTTGAGTGA
- a CDS encoding type IV pilus twitching motility protein PilT: protein MDINEILKEAFLKGASDIHITAGSPPIMRVHGVLTRMSDLSLTPEITERFVKEITNEYQYKRLQEAGEVDFSYSIRGLSRFRVNAFKQRGSYAIAFRVISQDIPKFETLGLPSILKDFTRLNKGLVLVTGPTGSGKSTTLASLIDIINSERNLHIITLEDPIEYLHRHKKSIVNQREIGNDTQSFAAALRAALREDPDVILVGEMRDLETISIALTAAETGHLVFSTLHTVGAAKTIDRIIDVFPPYQQQQIRVQLSTVLQAVVSQQLLTRRDGKGRVVAVEVMIANAAIRNLIREAKTYQIQSIIQTHTKNGMVTMEQSLVDLYKRGLITREDAIMYASDQELINKLLIF from the coding sequence ATGGATATAAACGAGATTTTAAAAGAAGCATTTTTAAAAGGCGCTTCTGATATACATATCACAGCAGGTTCACCCCCTATCATGAGGGTGCACGGCGTACTTACACGTATGAGCGATTTGAGTCTCACACCAGAGATAACTGAAAGGTTTGTAAAAGAAATTACAAATGAATACCAGTACAAACGATTGCAAGAAGCTGGTGAAGTTGATTTTTCTTACAGCATAAGAGGTCTTAGCAGGTTTAGAGTAAATGCTTTCAAACAAAGAGGATCCTATGCAATTGCGTTTAGGGTTATATCACAGGATATACCTAAATTTGAAACGTTAGGGCTTCCATCAATTTTAAAAGATTTTACAAGGCTCAACAAAGGACTTGTGCTTGTTACTGGTCCGACAGGTTCAGGAAAATCAACTACCTTAGCGTCGCTAATAGACATAATAAACAGTGAAAGAAACTTACACATTATTACATTGGAAGACCCTATTGAATATCTTCACAGACACAAAAAGAGTATTGTTAACCAAAGAGAAATAGGGAATGATACTCAAAGTTTTGCGGCAGCCCTGAGAGCTGCTCTTCGTGAGGACCCTGATGTAATTCTGGTTGGCGAGATGAGAGATTTAGAGACAATTTCCATAGCACTTACCGCTGCAGAAACCGGGCACTTGGTTTTTTCAACACTTCACACCGTTGGTGCAGCAAAAACAATTGATAGAATCATCGATGTTTTTCCACCGTATCAACAGCAGCAGATACGTGTTCAGCTTTCAACTGTGCTTCAGGCAGTTGTCTCGCAACAGCTTTTAACACGTCGAGATGGAAAAGGCAGGGTTGTAGCTGTTGAAGTTATGATAGCAAATGCGGCGATAAGAAATTTAATAAGAGAAGCAAAAACGTATCAAATACAGTCAATTATTCAGACGCATACTAAAAATGGTATGGTAACAATGGAACAATCTCTTGTTGATTTGTATAAAAGAGGGCTTATAACAAGAGAAGATGCAATAATGTATGCATCTGACCAGGAACTTATAAACAAGCTTTTGATATTCTAA
- a CDS encoding type II secretion system F family protein — protein sequence MAEYVYSAMDSSGKKVSGTVIAEDEQSAIEILKARNVFVLEIKEKGTLQREIKLPFGQRSTVKDLSIFCRQFATMLSAGISILSCLDVLRQQYRGRPFGKVISDIYEKVERGTLLSSAMREHPRFFPPILVNMVEAGEVAGSIDKSMDKMATHFEKELKLRQKIVNALMYPAIVISVAVIVLIILLTYVIPTFVGLFEELNVELPATTRFVINSSKFMQQNGIYLLFAIVALVFGYKVFKSTPTGGVIVGKIKIKMPVIGRIMLGQVTSRFTRTLATLLNAGVSLITALDTTKNILSNAYIEKEFDKVIERVKGGEGLSYPIEDMGIFPKLMNIMLKTGEETGQLEYMLEKAADYYENEVENQVTRLTSLFEPVMIVLLALMVGFLLASIIMPMFKLYGSIGT from the coding sequence ATGGCAGAGTATGTATACAGTGCAATGGACTCTTCCGGTAAAAAGGTTAGTGGTACAGTAATTGCGGAGGATGAGCAATCGGCGATTGAGATTTTAAAAGCAAGAAACGTGTTTGTGTTAGAAATAAAAGAAAAAGGAACACTTCAGAGAGAGATAAAACTTCCGTTTGGGCAGAGATCAACAGTGAAAGACCTTTCAATCTTTTGCAGACAGTTTGCGACAATGCTCTCAGCAGGTATTTCAATTTTAAGCTGTTTGGACGTTTTGCGCCAGCAATACAGAGGACGACCGTTTGGAAAAGTTATTAGTGATATTTATGAAAAGGTTGAAAGAGGAACACTTTTGTCAAGTGCTATGAGAGAACATCCAAGGTTCTTTCCACCAATTTTAGTGAACATGGTTGAAGCAGGAGAGGTTGCAGGGTCGATTGACAAGTCTATGGACAAGATGGCTACACACTTTGAAAAGGAGCTTAAACTCAGGCAAAAGATAGTAAATGCTCTCATGTATCCTGCAATTGTTATAAGTGTAGCGGTAATAGTGCTAATAATTCTTTTGACGTACGTTATTCCAACCTTTGTTGGACTTTTTGAAGAGCTCAATGTTGAACTTCCTGCAACAACAAGGTTTGTGATAAATTCAAGCAAATTCATGCAGCAAAACGGGATTTATCTTCTGTTTGCGATTGTAGCATTGGTATTTGGATATAAAGTATTTAAATCAACACCAACAGGTGGGGTTATTGTTGGCAAAATAAAAATAAAAATGCCAGTTATAGGAAGGATAATGTTAGGCCAGGTAACCAGCCGTTTCACAAGGACGCTGGCAACACTTTTGAATGCTGGTGTTTCCTTGATAACGGCTTTGGATACAACAAAAAATATCTTGTCAAACGCCTACATAGAAAAGGAATTTGACAAGGTAATTGAGAGAGTGAAAGGTGGTGAGGGGCTTTCTTATCCGATTGAGGATATGGGGATTTTTCCAAAGCTTATGAATATTATGTTAAAAACTGGCGAGGAGACAGGACAGCTTGAGTACATGCTTGAAAAAGCAGCAGATTACTATGAAAATGAAGTAGAAAATCAGGTCACAAGACTTACATCTCTTTTTGAACCAGTGATGATTGTGCTGCTTGCTTTGATGGTTGGATTTTTGCTTGCGTCAATCATCATGCCGATGTTCAAGCTCTATGGCAGCATCGGCACATAA
- a CDS encoding prepilin-type N-terminal cleavage/methylation domain-containing protein produces the protein MKRKFCGFTLIELVVVIAIIGVIVAIATPQVLRTIQNAQKRADSQTARHIAYAFLMWQEESGKSLSEIIPDANFHKIDSDQIGGASGFRLSKYITGSLPRPRINKNYYFYYKYESSVLKIYAGDDSNKWELFPEFDGNYK, from the coding sequence ATGAAAAGAAAGTTTTGTGGGTTTACTTTAATTGAACTTGTTGTAGTGATTGCAATAATTGGAGTAATTGTTGCAATTGCAACACCACAGGTTTTAAGGACAATCCAGAATGCTCAAAAAAGAGCAGACAGCCAAACAGCCCGCCACATTGCGTACGCATTTTTGATGTGGCAGGAAGAAAGCGGGAAGAGCTTGAGTGAAATTATTCCAGATGCTAATTTCCACAAAATTGATTCAGACCAAATTGGTGGCGCAAGCGGGTTTAGATTAAGTAAATATATTACAGGAAGCCTGCCAAGGCCAAGGATAAATAAAAATTATTACTTTTATTACAAATATGAGTCGTCAGTTTTAAAGATTTATGCGGGTGATGACTCAAATAAGTGGGAACTTTTTCCTGAGTTTGATGGAAATTATAAATAA
- a CDS encoding prepilin-type N-terminal cleavage/methylation domain-containing protein, which translates to MMAWLVKQVNNKNKGFTLIEMVVVLAIIAVLIAIAVPQVLKQINNAKKNADIANAKAIATAIMQWVGEGNSIGADVSGAQVDDTNGTVTLNGQLVDLKKYMNAGSYKPKYNTNYKFFVDYTLSDDKLVVKAGQAASSAKELYPNPDSTYGQ; encoded by the coding sequence ATGATGGCTTGGCTTGTAAAGCAGGTTAATAATAAGAATAAAGGTTTTACATTGATTGAAATGGTTGTTGTTTTGGCAATAATTGCGGTACTGATTGCAATTGCTGTTCCACAGGTGTTGAAACAGATTAACAATGCAAAGAAAAACGCAGATATTGCTAATGCAAAAGCAATTGCTACGGCTATCATGCAATGGGTAGGTGAAGGAAATTCTATAGGAGCAGATGTAAGTGGTGCTCAAGTTGATGATACAAACGGGACAGTGACATTGAACGGGCAACTTGTAGATTTGAAAAAATATATGAATGCAGGTTCATACAAACCAAAGTATAATACAAATTATAAATTCTTTGTTGACTATACCTTGTCTGACGACAAATTGGTAGTAAAAGCTGGTCAAGCTGCTAGTTCAGCAAAAGAACTTTATCCTAATCCAGACTCAACTTATGGGCAATAA
- a CDS encoding prepilin peptidase produces the protein MGNNFNVETVICVFLSLTLGSFLNVCIYRIPRGESIVFPPSHCPKCKKRIKWYDLMPVISYIILRGRCRFCKEKISIRYPIVELLTAAGGLLCYHKYGFTTEMFVAFFIYCILLYISAVDIDTMEISTKSVLLLFAARCLQIFFERGVSIKTALSIFSGMIFSMLLILIIYILSKGRAMGFGDVLLIAAGGAGFTAGEAILANFLAFVLGAVFAAFVLVKKNKSLKSEVPFGPFISAALIVTILYGDTILKMYLEYIK, from the coding sequence ATGGGCAATAATTTTAATGTAGAGACAGTGATATGTGTATTTCTTTCCCTCACCCTTGGCAGCTTCCTGAATGTCTGTATATACAGAATTCCTCGGGGGGAGTCGATTGTGTTCCCCCCGAGCCACTGCCCAAAATGTAAAAAGAGAATAAAGTGGTATGATTTGATGCCCGTTATAAGCTATATAATCTTAAGAGGAAGGTGCAGGTTCTGCAAAGAGAAAATTTCTATAAGATATCCCATTGTTGAGCTTTTAACAGCAGCAGGTGGGCTTTTGTGCTACCACAAGTATGGTTTTACGACAGAGATGTTTGTTGCTTTTTTCATTTACTGCATTCTTCTTTATATCTCAGCAGTTGACATTGACACCATGGAGATTTCAACAAAGAGCGTACTTTTGTTGTTTGCTGCAAGATGTTTGCAGATATTTTTTGAAAGAGGAGTTAGCATAAAGACTGCTTTGAGCATTTTTTCAGGAATGATTTTCTCAATGCTTTTAATTTTAATAATTTACATTCTGTCTAAAGGCAGGGCAATGGGATTTGGAGATGTACTTTTGATTGCGGCGGGCGGAGCAGGATTTACAGCAGGAGAAGCTATTTTAGCAAATTTTCTTGCATTTGTTCTGGGAGCTGTGTTTGCAGCATTTGTATTGGTAAAGAAGAATAAGAGTTTGAAGAGCGAAGTCCCGTTTGGACCGTTTATATCCGCTGCACTGATTGTCACAATACTATATGGTGATACTATTTTAAAGATGTATTTAGAGTACATAAAATAG
- a CDS encoding late competence development ComFB family protein, which translates to MYTIKNYMEEAVGNMIDKVLENIDVCKCPKCKLDIMALALNRLPPRYFVTKEGELFERLSELQEQFTVDITAAIAAAAFIVKSNPKHD; encoded by the coding sequence GTGTATACAATAAAAAACTATATGGAAGAAGCAGTAGGAAACATGATAGATAAAGTTCTTGAAAACATTGATGTTTGCAAGTGTCCAAAGTGCAAACTTGATATTATGGCTTTAGCACTCAACAGACTTCCACCAAGGTATTTTGTCACAAAAGAAGGAGAGCTTTTTGAAAGACTTTCAGAACTTCAAGAACAATTTACAGTGGACATTACAGCTGCAATTGCAGCAGCAGCTTTCATTGTAAAAAGCAATCCAAAACATGATTAA
- a CDS encoding prepilin-type N-terminal cleavage/methylation domain-containing protein, which yields MKRFKGFTLQEMAIVLAILAILLAIAVPNYIAMKKRADVNSVATQFAAMIRELYEKIDSEMEYDTYTSAPGGHISKYYIKIDNYYIPDPVTGERSLKIQLIKFDASFTPQETVLKDIKSKTVKLQNALGSSILMDSAGAVATYITFKPNGEIVRFTGSVLARGNVSTFSAQNKIEVIPVSGHGYKRVVVLNSVPPGSVEVQ from the coding sequence ATGAAAAGGTTTAAAGGCTTTACCCTGCAGGAAATGGCAATTGTTTTGGCGATTTTGGCAATCCTTTTAGCAATTGCAGTTCCAAATTATATAGCGATGAAAAAAAGAGCTGATGTAAACAGTGTTGCAACCCAGTTTGCTGCAATGATAAGAGAGCTTTATGAAAAGATTGATTCTGAGATGGAATATGACACATATACATCCGCGCCGGGTGGGCATATATCGAAGTATTACATAAAGATTGACAACTACTACATTCCTGACCCTGTAACGGGTGAGAGGTCTTTAAAAATCCAGTTGATAAAATTCGATGCAAGTTTTACTCCACAAGAAACTGTGTTAAAAGATATAAAGTCAAAGACAGTAAAACTTCAAAATGCTTTGGGTTCATCAATATTGATGGACAGTGCCGGTGCTGTTGCAACTTATATTACATTCAAACCTAATGGAGAGATAGTAAGATTTACAGGCTCTGTACTTGCAAGAGGAAATGTTAGCACTTTTTCTGCACAGAACAAAATTGAGGTAATTCCCGTGTCAGGTCATGGCTACAAAAGGGTAGTAGTGCTAAATAGCGTACCACCAGGGAGCGTTGAAGTGCAATGA
- a CDS encoding prepilin-type N-terminal cleavage/methylation domain-containing protein: protein MKRVLKGFTLIEIIAVVAIVGIIVVALYSFFINNFKVVQEEAKIAQIESQAKRLEDTIKQWLQMADQQNILVYPLSKRIDMIVYEDNSAVSGIAISITFEPSTKGIRITKNGNITSFLDGKIINFDVEDVTPQIKIQYTVDLGIRGKTRTYKIVYTRRYDW from the coding sequence ATGAAGAGAGTTTTAAAAGGTTTCACACTTATTGAAATAATAGCTGTTGTTGCAATTGTTGGGATAATCGTGGTTGCTCTGTACAGCTTTTTTATCAACAATTTTAAGGTAGTTCAAGAAGAGGCAAAAATTGCTCAAATTGAGTCCCAGGCAAAAAGACTTGAGGATACAATAAAACAGTGGCTGCAGATGGCAGACCAACAGAATATATTGGTATATCCTCTTTCTAAAAGAATTGATATGATTGTGTATGAAGATAACTCTGCAGTTTCTGGCATAGCTATCTCTATAACGTTTGAACCCTCTACAAAGGGAATTAGGATAACAAAAAATGGTAATATCACTTCTTTCTTAGATGGAAAAATAATAAACTTTGATGTTGAAGATGTCACACCGCAAATAAAAATTCAATATACAGTTGATTTGGGAATTCGAGGAAAGACAAGGACATATAAAATTGTATATACCAGACGATATGACTGGTAG